The following are encoded in a window of Spirochaeta cellobiosiphila DSM 17781 genomic DNA:
- a CDS encoding sugar kinase, protein MSKVVTMGEIMLRLKSADNLKLFQESSLEATFGGGEANVAVSVSNFGLEGKFVSAIPANLIGDACIGELRRYGVDTSSILRQGKRLGIYFLEAGANQRPSKVVYDRAGSSISEAVIEDFNWDNVFKDAQWFHISGITPAISQSAADLSLYAVKEAQKRGIKVSLDLNYRKKLWLYGKSATEVMTELVKHVDVIIANEEDCQKSLGIEMEDIDVTAGELSTEHFKKLSSKVLETYPNVSSIAITMRESLSANHNNWAASFNNRSDFIVSKKYEIHNIIDRVGGGDSFAAGLIYGLISLPTHQEALEFAVAASCLKHSILGDFNLVTKDDVLALAGGDGSGRVQR, encoded by the coding sequence GTGAGTAAAGTTGTTACCATGGGCGAGATAATGCTCAGATTAAAAAGTGCTGATAATCTTAAATTATTTCAGGAAAGTAGCCTAGAGGCAACCTTCGGTGGAGGAGAAGCTAATGTGGCTGTTTCTGTCAGCAATTTTGGCCTGGAAGGGAAATTCGTTTCTGCCATACCAGCTAATCTTATTGGTGATGCTTGTATTGGTGAGTTAAGACGCTATGGGGTCGATACTAGTTCCATCCTACGTCAAGGGAAGCGATTAGGTATATATTTTCTGGAAGCTGGTGCGAACCAGAGACCTAGTAAAGTCGTATATGACAGAGCCGGATCTTCTATCTCTGAAGCTGTTATTGAAGATTTTAACTGGGACAATGTCTTTAAAGACGCTCAGTGGTTTCATATATCAGGCATTACACCTGCCATTTCACAAAGTGCCGCAGATTTATCCCTGTATGCTGTCAAAGAAGCTCAAAAAAGAGGTATTAAGGTTTCTTTGGATCTCAACTATCGAAAAAAATTATGGTTATATGGTAAATCTGCTACAGAAGTTATGACGGAACTGGTAAAACATGTTGATGTTATCATTGCCAATGAAGAGGATTGTCAGAAATCCCTTGGTATTGAGATGGAAGATATTGATGTAACAGCAGGAGAATTATCAACAGAACACTTTAAGAAGCTATCCAGTAAAGTTCTAGAGACTTATCCAAACGTTAGTTCTATTGCCATTACTATGCGAGAGAGTCTCTCTGCTAATCATAATAATTGGGCTGCTTCTTTTAACAATCGATCTGATTTTATAGTCAGTAAGAAATACGAAATTCACAATATAATAGACAGAGTAGGGGGCGGGGATTCCTTTGCCGCTGGTCTCATATATGGTCTAATAAGCTTGCCAACACATCAGGAAGCTCTAGAGTTTGCTGTGGCAGCTAGTTGTTTAAAACATTCTATTTTAGGTGATTTTAACCTGGTAACTAAGGACGATGTCTTGGCTTTAGCAGGGGGAGACGGATCCGGCCGGGTTCAAAGATAA